GAGGGTAACTTCATCGTGACATCGAGGAGGAGGCTCAGGCTTCCCGAGGGCTACAGGATCCACTTCGTTGAGGAGGACGGGCCGGACTTCCGGCTGCTGGCGAGCCTGGGACTCGAGTTAGAAGATGCGAGAAGGATAGTCCAACTCATGAGGGAGGGGTACAGGAGGAAGCTACAACTCTACAACGCTTATAGGAGGATCGAGCCCATTGGCTACCACAGGTTCGAGCTGATGTTGCTCAAGCTGGCCTACGCAAATATAATATCCTACGATTTGGAGCCACTGGTGGAAATATGAGCAGGACGGTAGGAGCGAGGATACCCCTGGACCTCTACGAGAGGATCATGAGGGTCTCGGAGGAGAGGGGGATCTCAGCAAGCGACCTGATCAAGGAGGCTGCAACCCTCTACCTTAGGCTCCTCGAGATGGCTGAGGAGAGGGGGACAACGGTAGAGAAGCTGGTGAACGCGATAGAGAAGCCGAGTGAGAGCGTAGACTACCTGAGGGGACGTCTGGATACCCTCGAGAGGTTCTTAATGGTTCTTCTGAGCTCGAAGGTATCTCTGGCTGAAGCCAGGGAGTTGGCTCTCCTTCTAACCCCGGAGCTAAGCATAAGGGTAGGAATTGAGATACGCTCGCCAATGCACTCAGTAGATCCGAGAGATATGCTCCGTAGCCTTGATTCAGCTCTTCTCGATAGGTATACTTTCTCCCCCTCACACAGTGAGATTACATTTACTGCTCCTTACGATAGGTATAATGTCCATCGACCTCATGCGCAAAAGCGGGATCCAGGAGTCGGAAGTGACTGAGTTGAGGGAGCTGAGGGAAATGTGGCTGAAGCTATTGGAGCAATGGAGGACAATAAGAGAGAAAAATGTAAAAACTATGGAGGAAAGAATGAAAAAATTAGATGAAATGCTCGAATGGAGGGAACAAGCGAGAAGCTGGGAGGGGAGGGTGCTCGAGTGGAAGAGCCGCCTGGAGGCCGTGGGTAAGCGTACGGAGGAGTTGGAGAGGGTCATGAGGGAGTGGAGGGATACTGAGGCGGAATGGAGGAAGGAGCACCTGGAACTCACTCTCAGCCTCTTAGAGGAGAGGTGGGAGAGCCTAGGAGGGGGGATAGCGAAGCTAGGCGAACTCGCTGAGGTGGACCTCGAGGAGGAGTTCGAGTGAAGGTGTTCATCGATGCCACCGTTCTCATATATCTGAACGTCGGTATTTCAGGAAGAATAGGAGATCTTAAGCAATTTTGGAAATCGCTCGTTGAGAATCACAAGCTCTACACAAATCTCATAGTACTGGATGAGGTGATATATGTGCTTAAGAGGAAATACGCAGTTGAGCCCTCTACCCTGAAGTTCATAGATAAGATGGTACTCCCGCAGGTCATCGACGTAGGGCTGAGGGAGTACTTGGAAGCGCGTAAGTACATATTAGAGTATGGCATGAAGCCCTCCGATGCGATCCACCTCGCAACGATAGAGTCGAATCGGATTGATGCTATAGCAACGGAAGACAAGGACTTCGATGTAGTGGGCATCGAGAGTTGTGGATCTGATTCTTGGTCAGTTAGTCAGTAGCTCTTCCTGAACGATAGTAAGAGATAGTGTAGTGCGTTCAAGATCGGAGTAGCTACTGCGGATAGGCAGTGAACGGTACTATCTCCAGTATGAGCCCGTAAATGTGGGAAGATTTTTTAATGATTCTGCTTTCATGGGTACAAATCCCATTGAAGTCATTCCTCGAGCGAGATCGAAAAGAGTTAAGGTACTCTTACATAGGAATGGGGAAACGCTCCCCAGAAAGCCAACAATGGCGTATTGGTGATAATAACACTAGGGTAAAGCTACTTATTGGGAAACTTATTTATGCATACTGCGGCGCTCGGATCTGAAGGCCTCGAGATCCGCTCGAAATAGCTCTAAGAGAGTATCTTATCGTAAGACGCTCTCTTCATGCTAGAGGGAATCGGAGAGCTCTGTGGTGACTCTCAACAGCATATATCTTTAAAGCACGTAACTATTAAAGAATGGTAGAGATTCATTCAGTTACTGCTCTCTTCCATGGCTTTCTCCCCTCACTAAGCTCGCTACGATAGCTCCGGATATAACGAGAGCAGATCCTATCGCAGCCGGAAGCTCCAACTCCTCTCCCATCGTAACTCCGATCATCAGAGCAGCTATCGGCTCAACGTTAGCTATTATGCTCGCACTCCCCGCTTCAACCTCCCTCAGCCCTCTGGCGTGCAGATAATAAGCCACGAATGAAGGGAAAACGGCTAAGTAGACTATAGGAATAATGGTGTCGCGGCTGATCGGGCTTCTTAAGAGCATCAGCAGGGGCAGTAGTTCTGCCGCAGCCCATACCTGAGGCCCCAGCCCAAGCTCCAGTGGTGAGTATCCGGAAACGGATAGTTTCCGGACGCTAAGTATGATGCCAGAGTAAGCGAGGCTGCTCCCAATTCCAAGAGCTAGAGCCGTAACGTCTAGCTCTGCGCTTCCCCTAGATCCTATCATCAGGACTCCTGAGAAAGAGAGTAGCAATGCAACTAGCTTCCTTGCTGAGATCTCCTCTCCCAGTAGGAACCTGGCCAGAAGAATCACTATCACTGGGGCCGTGTATAGCAGCACGGCGGCTATCCCCATGCCCGAGTGCATGACGCTGAAGACGTAAATAGCATAGAGGGGGCCAGTGAACGCAAACCCTATGAGAGCGACCCTCCTATCAAAGGCTCTCCTCCTGAGGAAAACTAGGGAAAGAGCTCCGCTGATCCCAGCCCTCAGGACTCCTATCGAAAGGGGATTGGATCCCAGGGCGAGGGCGTGCTTGGTTGCCAATCCTATCGTGCTCCAGAGGAAGGCGGCCATCACCAAGGGCACTACTCCCCTTGTACTCATCGGGGCACGTCCACCTCTCACTCAAAAAAGGAGCTCCCTATAATGGAATCCACAGGATGTAAAAAATTAACCCACTCGTAACGCATTTGAGGAGGTATTACAGCATCTGAATCCTGAGGAGATAGCTGAAAGTCACGGAGGTATATGCTCACGAGATAAGGAGGGAGATGGGCACGCCTAAAGGGGTGCCGATCCCGAATAATGTCCAGTAGATCATCCAGGGGTGAAGGATAACATGATGAAAAGCATCCTGGAACCCTGCTATCGCCCTCGGATCCACCCGGCATGAACACATCTGTCAGGGAAGAGCTTAGTCGTTTATGAAAGTCTGGGATCCTCGCTTAACCGCAGGATCTCCACTAGCTTTTCGGGGGATAAGCGTATCTTCTTTCATAGCTTTAGCTTAATTGAGCTACTTTTATGCTCGAAGAGCTTCCTCACCAGCTCGGGATCGACGTTACCACCCGTTACCATCACGATCACATTCTTGCCCGCTAGCCTCTCCCTTATCTTGATGGCCGCAGCCAGGGCTGCAGCGCCCGAGGGTTCAGCCACCTGACCCTCCATCTCGAGTAGCATCCTCATCGCAAGCCTTATCTCATCATCCGATACCAGCACCACGTCATCCAGCTTCTCCCTGAGTATGCTGAATGGTAGCTCGTAAGCCCTACTGGTGGCTAGGCCCTCCGCTATAGTATCAGCCCTTCCCGTGGAGACCAACTCTCCCCTCTTCCAGGATAGGTAGAAGCTCTGAGCACCCTCAGCCTGAACTCCTATGACCTCTATCGAGGGATCGGCGGCCTTAGCTACCGTGACGGCACCCACAGCACCGGAGCCACCGCCTATCGGGTTTATTATCACGTTGACATCGGGTAGGTCCTCCAAATTCTCCAAATGCATGGTAGCAATGCCTGCGTAGAGGGTTGGCTCATTGACACCGTGGACGAATAGGTGACCCCTCTCCCTAGCCAGCCTCTCCGCGAACTCGCTGGCTTGCTCGTAAACATCGCCGTGGAATATGACATCAGCCCCCAGATCCCTTACAGCTTTAACCTTAACCTCAGGAACGTTCTTAGGCATCACTATGATCACATCGGCCCCTATTAGCTTTCCCGCGAAGGCGATGGACTGACCGTGGTTCCCCGTGGAAGCAGCTATCAGCCCCCTCCTGACGGCCTCTTCCTTCCTCAGCATGGCGAAGTAGACCCCTCCCCTGACCTTGAAAGCCTTCGTTGGCTGCAGATTCTCGAGCTTCAGGTAAACGCTACAGCCAAGTGCCTCTGAGATCCTCCTGGAATGTATCAGGGGGGTCCTCGGAAGGTACCTCGAGATCATGCTCCTAGCCCTGAAGACGTCCCTGAGCCCTATCACCCCATACACCAGCTGAGCGAGGGGTCCTCTATTTTAACGGATCAGGTACCGCTCGGGAGATCGCCTCTGCCCTCAGTTCCCACGATCCAACCTTTTTGCTGAGCGATCCCACTGCCGCTCAGGAGTATGCTCGATGGGCGAGCTATAAGCTAAGACCGCTGAATCATCTTTCAACCATCATGAAAAGGTTATTTTGTAGTTCTCTCACCATGTTAGGATGGGGATGCGTACAGCCCGCACGATCTTCCTGCTGACCCTGCTCGCGCTCCCAACTGTATCGCTTTCGAGCTTACCCATAAAGGTGGACGTGCCCATATACGTCCCAGCTGACTTCCCAGTGAGCGGTACGGTCTGTCTAACCTCCCAGATAGCGTCCAACCTCAGGGCGAAGCTTTACGTAGACGGTTCCTTCTTCCAGGAGGGGGTAGCCGATGAGACGGGATGCTACAGGGTGACGATAAACCCCCTTACCCCTGGGGCTCATTTGCTCCATGCGGAGATATTCAGAGGGGACGAGAAGGTAGCTGAGGTAGAGGCAAAGGTGATAGCGATAAGGGGGATGCTCTTAGTGAGGCCTCAGCCCTTAACGGAGATAAGGAGGGGTGAGAGGAAGGAGGCCACTCTCTTTATCGAGAACAGAGCTCCCCTGAACCTGAGCAACGTGGCCCTGGAGATAGAGGCACCCTTCCCGGTATTTGGTGAGAGGATGATGAGGGTTAGGAACTTCGCCGTCTACGGGAAGGTGGGGGACTTGCTCATGAACGGTTCAAAGAGCGTGAAGCTGATCTTAGCCGTACCAACGGAGTTTAAGCCGGGCAATTATGACCTGAGGATAAACATGACCTATGAAGTAGCTTCCTCAAGGTACAGCGTCCTTCTGAAGACAAATGTAATTGTGCTGAACGCTACTTACGTACCTGAGACTGTCATAGAGTCCGAGAGGGTTACACTGCGGTTTCTAGAGGTTTTGCTAGCTGCGATAGCCATTGTGATAATCGCTAGCATGCTCTACGCGTGGAGACGGAGGGTTGGGTAAAGCTAAAAACTGAACGGCAGTACTCCGAAGGGGTGCCTATGGAGATAGAGGAGATAAGCGGCGTTAAAGCGGAGAGGATAGGCGCTCACAGCCACATAAAGGGGTTGGGGTTGGATGAGAGGGGAAGAGCTAAGCTTGTCGCTGACGGACTGGTCGGTCAAGTGAGGGCCAGGGAAGCAGCTGGCTTGGTCGTGAGGATGGCTAAGGAGGGGAGGCTCAGCGGGAAGGCCGTCCTACTGGCAGGCCCTCCTGGCACCGGGAAGACAGCTATAGCGGTGGCCATAGCCAGGGAGCTCGGGGAGGGGGTACCCTTCATACAGCTGAGCGGTTCGGAGATATA
This is a stretch of genomic DNA from Candidatus Korarchaeum sp.. It encodes these proteins:
- a CDS encoding threonine/serine dehydratase yields the protein MIGLRDVFRARSMISRYLPRTPLIHSRRISEALGCSVYLKLENLQPTKAFKVRGGVYFAMLRKEEAVRRGLIAASTGNHGQSIAFAGKLIGADVIIVMPKNVPEVKVKAVRDLGADVIFHGDVYEQASEFAERLARERGHLFVHGVNEPTLYAGIATMHLENLEDLPDVNVIINPIGGGSGAVGAVTVAKAADPSIEVIGVQAEGAQSFYLSWKRGELVSTGRADTIAEGLATSRAYELPFSILREKLDDVVLVSDDEIRLAMRMLLEMEGQVAEPSGAAALAAAIKIRERLAGKNVIVMVTGGNVDPELVRKLFEHKSSSIKLKL
- a CDS encoding DMT family transporter, with product MSTRGVVPLVMAAFLWSTIGLATKHALALGSNPLSIGVLRAGISGALSLVFLRRRAFDRRVALIGFAFTGPLYAIYVFSVMHSGMGIAAVLLYTAPVIVILLARFLLGEEISARKLVALLLSFSGVLMIGSRGSAELDVTALALGIGSSLAYSGIILSVRKLSVSGYSPLELGLGPQVWAAAELLPLLMLLRSPISRDTIIPIVYLAVFPSFVAYYLHARGLREVEAGSASIIANVEPIAALMIGVTMGEELELPAAIGSALVISGAIVASLVRGESHGREQ
- a CDS encoding type II toxin-antitoxin system VapC family toxin; the protein is MKVFIDATVLIYLNVGISGRIGDLKQFWKSLVENHKLYTNLIVLDEVIYVLKRKYAVEPSTLKFIDKMVLPQVIDVGLREYLEARKYILEYGMKPSDAIHLATIESNRIDAIATEDKDFDVVGIESCGSDSWSVSQ